The DNA window GAAACAGCTCTTTCACCGGATCGTACAGCTGTTTGATTTTGCGTACGGCAATATGGCCTTTATCACGGCAGGCTTTGTAGATCCGCTCGGAGAAATAACGGTTTTCTTCGCTGTGGGTGCTGTGAAAGTTATCGAAGGCCACCTGAAAACCGGCGAAATCGGCTTCGTGCTCGGCTTTTACCCGGTCAATCAGTTGTTCCGGAGTAATGCCCTCTTTTTCGGCACGCAGCATAATGGCGGTGCCATGAGCATCGTCGGCGCAAACGTAGTAACACTCGTGGCCACGGGCTTTCTGGAAACGAACCCAGATATCCGTCTGAATATATTCCAGCATATGGCCCATGTGGATGGAGCCGTTGGCATAGGGAAGGGCGCTGGTTACCAGAATTTTACGAGGGTTCGGTGCGGTCATGACAATTCGCTACGGTTGCTCAAAGGAAAGGCGGCATTGTAGCGAATTTAAGGCCTGCCCGCGATGGGCCACCGCAGGCAGGTTAAGAGGCACTCTGGTTTATTCGTCGTAACGGAAGGACGGGTCAATGGTGACGCGGGCGGCACGCACGGTGTTGTCTTTGATCTGCAGAATTTCCACCCGGTACTGGTTAATACGCAGACAGGCCGGGGAGTCGGGGATGTGCTCCATCATTTCCACAATCAGGCCGCTGATGGTTTTCGGGCCATCGGTCGGCAGGTTCCACTTCAGTGCTTTGTTCACATCACGCACATAAGCCGCACCGTCCACCACATAGCTGCCGTCTTCCTGCGGATGCACATCCGGTGAGCTGGCGGCCACCACGTCGGTGGTAAACTCACCCACGATCTCTTCCAGAATATCTTCCAGGGTGCAAATACCCTGAACGTCGCCGTACTCATCCACCACCAGGGCGATGCGGCGTTTGTTTTTCTGGAAGTTGAACAGCTGGGTGTGCAGCGGCGTGCTTTCCGGAATGAAGTAGGGTTCGCGGCAAATTTTCTCGATATGCTCTTTCAGCAATTCACCGGCATTCAGAAAACGGCTGATATTACGGGTGTGCAGCATGCCCACCACGTTATTGATATCACCGCGGTACACCGGCATCCGCGTATGCTGGGTGGTGCGCAGACGTTTGGTCAGGGCGGCAATATCATCGTCCAGATCCAGCCCTACCACTTCATTACGCGGCACCATAATGTCGTTTACGGTCATTTTCTCGAGGTCGAGAATACTGATCAGCATATGCTGGTGGCGCTTCGGGATCATGGTGCCGGCTTCCCGCACAATGGTGCGCAGCTCTTCGGTACTGAGATTATCCGGGGTGTTGTTGTGAACATCGATCCGCACCAGCCGCAGCAGGCCATTGGCGATAGCACCAACAAACCATACAAAAGGATGCAGCAGGGTTTGCACCGGCAACAGAATGCGCGATGCCGGGTAAGCAATGCGCTCGGGCCGGATGGCGGCCAGGGTTTTCGGCGTCACTTCGGCAAAAATCAGCACCACCAGAGTAAACAGAATGGTGTTTACAAAGACGGCCAGGTCGGGGTTATCGGGCCACAGGCGTTGGCTGATGATGGTAGCCAGAGCGGCAGCGGCAAAGTTAACCAGGTTATTACCGGTAAGAATGGTACCGATCAGACGATCGGGCTTTTCCAGCAATTTCGTGGCGCGTACGGCCCCTTTATGCTTGTTCTTTGCCAGATGCCGTAACCGGTAACGGTTCAGCGACATCATGCCGGTTTCTGAACTGGAAAAAAAAGCAGAGCACAGTAACAGGACGATCAGTATGCCAAACAGCATACTTAAGGGAACGTCGCTCAAGAGTGGATCCTTCTGTTATTAAGATTCCGCCATCATAGGCACAGACAACAAGCTGTCAACTGCAGAGCCGGTTCAGGGCTGCTGCAGCAGCAGTTCCAGGACGAATTTGGTACCCATGTACGACAAGATCAGAAAGGCGGTACCGGTCAGGGTCCAGCGGCTGGCAATGATGCCGCGCCAGCCAAAGCGGTAACGGCCAAACAGCAGGGTAGCGAAGACCAGCCAGCCGATGCTGGCAAAGGCCACTTTGTGCAGCAGATGCTGGGCTTTTAAGTCCCATACCACCGGCAGGCCAATGGCGAATGCGGCGGTCAGCAGCAGCATGCCCAGCCAGATCATTTCAAACAGCAGCGCATCCATGGTTTGCAGAGATGGCAGGGCCTGTACCAGACCACGGGTCTGACGGGCTTTCAGGGCGCGGTCCTGCAGCCACAGCAGAATGGATTGTACGGCGGCGATGCTGAACACACTGTAGGCCAGAATGGACAGCAGAATATGCCAGGTAAGGGCATAGCTGAGTTCTGGCAGCGGTGCCTGCACGTCGGTAATGGCAGCAATCAGCAGCAGCAGGCTGGCGATGGGCAGCAGGCCGACCAGCAGGTTGTCGACCGGTTTGCGCCAGCTGGAGAACAGCAGTAACAGCACCACCACCCAGGCGATGAGTGAACCGACTTCAAATAAGGCGAAGTTAATCTGTGGCTGTCCCAGCATGGCCAGGCCCAGATACACCAGATGCAGCAACGCACCGACCATGGTGCCGGTGAGAACCTGTGAACGGTTGGCGGGTGCCTGGCCGCTCAAGGTTTGCCATTGGCGATATGCCGCCCACAGATAAAAACCGGCGGCGGGAACTGCTGCTACTAATCCGGACATGCCCGATCTCCTGTCAAGAGCGGCAGTTTCGCACAAGGCGGGCATTGGTAAAAGTGCGTGTTTGGGGCCGGGGCGGTGGCGGGGTATACTGCGCGCTGAATTTTTATGGGTTTGAGTCATCCGCTATGTTTGAGAGCCTTACCGACCGCCTTGGCAGTGCCTTAAAAAGCATCACTGGCCAGGCCAAACTGACCGAAGACAATATTAAAGCGACCGTCCGCGAAGTGCGCATGGCGCTGCTGGAAGCCGACGTGGCTTTGCCGGTTGTAAAAGCCTTTACCGAGCAGGTAAAAGAGCGTGCCATTGGCGCTGAAGTGCTGAAAAGCCTGAATCCGGGCCAGGTATTCCTGAAGATCGTCCATGAAGAACTGATGCAGGTTATGGGCGAGGCCAACGAAAAACTGAATCTGGCCACGCAGCCACCGGCCATTGTGTTAATGGCCGGTTTACAGGGTGCCGGTAAAACCACCACGGTGGGCAAACTGGCGCGCTTTCTGATTGAACGCGAAAAGAAAAAAGTGATGGTGGTATCCGCCGACGTTTATCGTCCGGCCGCTATTAAACAGCTGGAAACCCTGGCCAACGATGTCGGCGCGCTGTTCCACCCATCCAGCGCTGACCAGAAGCCGGTCGATATTGCCAAAGCGGCCATTGATGCGGCTAAGCGTGCCGCCGCCGACGTACTGCTGGTGGATACCGCTGGTCGTCTGGCGGTAGACGAAGAAATGATGGCGGAAATCAAACAGCTGCACGCCGCCATTAATCCGATTGAAACCCTGTTCGTGGTCGATGCCATGACCGGCCAGGACGCGGCCAATACCGCTAAGGCCTTTAATGAGGCGTTACCGCTGACCGGCGTGGTGTTAACCAAAGCCGACGGTGATGCCCGTGGCGGTGCGGCACTGTCGGTGCGCCACATTACCGGCAAGCCAATTAAGTTTATGGGGATGGGTGAAAAAACCGATGCCCTTGAGCCTTTCCACCCGGACCGGGTGGCGTCACGGATTCTTGACCTCGGTGATGTACTGTCGCTGATCGAACAGGCCGAGCGCACCATCGATAAAGCCAAAGCCGATAAACTGGCGAAAAAGATCAAAACCGGTAAAGGCTTTGATCTGGAAGATTTCCTCGACCAGATTCAGCAAATGAAAAACATGGGCGGTTTAACCTCCATGCTGGATAAATTGCCGGGCATGGGCAACCTGGGCCAGATGGCCAAGCAGACCGATGCGGCAGAGAAAAACTTCAAACAAATGGAGTCGATTATTTTCTCCATGACCCGTGAAGAACGTCGTTTCCCGGACAAAATTAACGGCTCGCGCAAAAAGCGTATTGCCGCCGGTTCCGGTACGCAGATTCAGGACGTTAACCGCGTACTGAAGCAGCACGCCCAGATGCAGAAAATGATGAAGAAAGTCACCGCCAAAGGTGGCATGCAGAAAATGATGCGCGCCATGGGTGGTATGCGTGGCATGGGGGGCGGCGGCCCGTTCGGCGGCGGTGGTGGTCCGTTTGGTGGTGGCATGCCACCGATGCGCTGAGCTGGGTAATTAATAAGGCGGAATACCGGTATGGAACGTTTGTTTGAGCAGTTAATGTACGCCTCCCGCTGGATTATGGCCCCGATTTATCTGGGCCTGAGCCTGCTGCTGATTGCCCTGGGTATTAAATTTTTCCAGGAAGTGATTCATCTGGTCCCCATTATTTTTTCCATTAAAGAAGTGGATTTAATTCTGGTGGCGCTGTCGTTAATCGATATTGCCCTGGTTGGCGGTCTGATTGTGATGGTGATGTTTTCCGGTTACGAAAACTTTGTTTCCAAGTTGGATGTGGATGCAAGCCAGGAAAAACTCGGCTGGCTGGGTAAGCTGGATTCTAACTCCCTGAAAAATAAAGTGGCCGCCTCCATTGTGGCTATTTCCTCCATTCATCTGCTCAAAGTCTTTATGAATACCGAGAGCATTCCGAACGACAAAATTCAGTGGTACCTGCTGATTCACATTACCTTTGTGATTTCAGCCTTTGCCATGGGCTACCTGGATAAACTGGTGCGCGAAGGTAAGGACAGCAAATGATTGTCCGTCCGCGCCCCAATGCCATTGCCTTGTTATTTATTATCCGTGGTTCTGTGGTGCCACGGGTGTTACCGCATTTGCTGGTGCTGGGTGCATTTGCTTTTCTGGTGGTAAAACTGCACGACAGCAACTGGATTGTGTTGCCGGAGTTTTCCATCGCGCCTTTCGCCCTGCTGGGTATCGCTCTGTC is part of the Venatoribacter cucullus genome and encodes:
- a CDS encoding cytochrome C assembly family protein: MSGLVAAVPAAGFYLWAAYRQWQTLSGQAPANRSQVLTGTMVGALLHLVYLGLAMLGQPQINFALFEVGSLIAWVVVLLLLFSSWRKPVDNLLVGLLPIASLLLLIAAITDVQAPLPELSYALTWHILLSILAYSVFSIAAVQSILLWLQDRALKARQTRGLVQALPSLQTMDALLFEMIWLGMLLLTAAFAIGLPVVWDLKAQHLLHKVAFASIGWLVFATLLFGRYRFGWRGIIASRWTLTGTAFLILSYMGTKFVLELLLQQP
- the ffh gene encoding signal recognition particle protein, yielding MFESLTDRLGSALKSITGQAKLTEDNIKATVREVRMALLEADVALPVVKAFTEQVKERAIGAEVLKSLNPGQVFLKIVHEELMQVMGEANEKLNLATQPPAIVLMAGLQGAGKTTTVGKLARFLIEREKKKVMVVSADVYRPAAIKQLETLANDVGALFHPSSADQKPVDIAKAAIDAAKRAAADVLLVDTAGRLAVDEEMMAEIKQLHAAINPIETLFVVDAMTGQDAANTAKAFNEALPLTGVVLTKADGDARGGAALSVRHITGKPIKFMGMGEKTDALEPFHPDRVASRILDLGDVLSLIEQAERTIDKAKADKLAKKIKTGKGFDLEDFLDQIQQMKNMGGLTSMLDKLPGMGNLGQMAKQTDAAEKNFKQMESIIFSMTREERRFPDKINGSRKKRIAAGSGTQIQDVNRVLKQHAQMQKMMKKVTAKGGMQKMMRAMGGMRGMGGGGPFGGGGGPFGGGMPPMR
- a CDS encoding TIGR00645 family protein, which encodes MERLFEQLMYASRWIMAPIYLGLSLLLIALGIKFFQEVIHLVPIIFSIKEVDLILVALSLIDIALVGGLIVMVMFSGYENFVSKLDVDASQEKLGWLGKLDSNSLKNKVAASIVAISSIHLLKVFMNTESIPNDKIQWYLLIHITFVISAFAMGYLDKLVREGKDSK
- a CDS encoding HlyC/CorC family transporter; translation: MSDVPLSMLFGILIVLLLCSAFFSSSETGMMSLNRYRLRHLAKNKHKGAVRATKLLEKPDRLIGTILTGNNLVNFAAAALATIISQRLWPDNPDLAVFVNTILFTLVVLIFAEVTPKTLAAIRPERIAYPASRILLPVQTLLHPFVWFVGAIANGLLRLVRIDVHNNTPDNLSTEELRTIVREAGTMIPKRHQHMLISILDLEKMTVNDIMVPRNEVVGLDLDDDIAALTKRLRTTQHTRMPVYRGDINNVVGMLHTRNISRFLNAGELLKEHIEKICREPYFIPESTPLHTQLFNFQKNKRRIALVVDEYGDVQGICTLEDILEEIVGEFTTDVVAASSPDVHPQEDGSYVVDGAAYVRDVNKALKWNLPTDGPKTISGLIVEMMEHIPDSPACLRINQYRVEILQIKDNTVRAARVTIDPSFRYDE